Proteins encoded together in one Marinobacter salsuginis window:
- a CDS encoding PilZ domain-containing protein — translation MKDYSEKRDFHRMQVNSEIEITDSQGNSFKGVCRDLSATGMQLYVDREVAVGEELQTVLHPSSDQFPPLEAVCEVIRCEAEGDGFLLGTNISEVTR, via the coding sequence ATGAAAGACTATTCGGAAAAACGCGACTTCCACCGTATGCAGGTAAACTCTGAGATTGAGATCACCGATAGCCAGGGCAATAGCTTCAAGGGGGTGTGTCGCGACCTGAGCGCCACCGGCATGCAGCTTTACGTCGATCGGGAAGTCGCCGTGGGAGAGGAGCTCCAGACGGTTCTACACCCCAGCAGTGATCAGTTCCCGCCACTGGAGGCGGTTTGCGAAGTGATTCGCTGCGAGGCCGAAGGCGACGGATTCCTGCTGGGAACCAATATCAGCGAAGTTACCCGCTGA
- the rraA gene encoding ribonuclease E activity regulator RraA: MTTIITPDLCDEFPEVQVVEPGFNNYGGNKAFGGEIVTVKCFEDNSVVKEQVGQPGNGRVMVVDGGASKRHALLGDMLAEKAASNGWAGLIIYGCVRDVDEIGNTALGVQALGTHPRKSEKRGLGDLNVPVTFHGVTFHPGHYVYADNNGIIVSEKPLV; this comes from the coding sequence GTGACGACAATAATTACCCCGGACCTGTGCGACGAATTTCCGGAAGTGCAGGTGGTAGAGCCCGGTTTCAACAACTACGGCGGCAACAAGGCCTTTGGCGGTGAGATTGTCACCGTGAAGTGCTTCGAAGATAACTCCGTGGTGAAAGAGCAGGTTGGCCAACCTGGAAACGGTCGTGTGATGGTCGTGGACGGTGGCGCTTCAAAGCGTCACGCACTGCTGGGTGACATGCTGGCAGAAAAAGCGGCGAGCAACGGGTGGGCCGGTCTTATTATCTATGGTTGCGTGCGCGACGTGGACGAGATTGGCAACACCGCCCTGGGTGTTCAGGCCCTTGGTACCCATCCCAGAAAAAGTGAGAAGCGTGGCCTGGGAGACCTGAATGTTCCGGTCACTTTCCACGGCGTTACCTTCCACCCCGGGCACTATGTCTATGCCGACAACAACGGCATTATCGTCTCGGAAAAGCCTCTGGTTTGA
- the ppsA gene encoding phosphoenolpyruvate synthase produces the protein MSDVDRVGGKNASLGEMISNLANAGVTVPGGFATTAHAYREFLATDGLKERIDNALDALDINDVNELARVGAQIRQWIIETPFPDVLENALKESFAALQDGNEHMAVAVRSSATAEDLPDASFAGQQETFLNVVGLEQVRTSVKEVFASLFNDRAISYRVHHGFDHKMVALSAGIQKMVRSETAASGVMFTLDTESGFRDVVFVTASYGLGETVVQGAVNPDEFYVHKPTLEADRPAVLRRNLGSKAIKMVYHTKPGEGEFVETVKVEQEERNRFCITDAEVEDLARQAMIIEKHYQRPMDIEWAKDGDDGKIYIVQARPETVKSRASANVMERYLLKETGKVLVEGRSIGHKIGSGPVKIITSIKEMDRVQAGDVLVTDMTDPDWEPVMKRASAIVTDRGGRTCHAAIIARELGIPAVVGCGDATELLTDGQEVTVSCAEGDTGMIYEGALDFELRENTVDSMPNIPFKIMMNVGNPDRAFDFQALPNEGVGLARLEFIINRMIGVHPKALLNFDGLPRDIKQTVEKRISGYSSPVDFYVDKLVEGISTLAAAFAPKKVIVRLSDFKSNEYANLIGGTLYEPDEENPMLGFRGASRYISDTFRDCFELECRALKKVRNEMGLTNVEVMVPFVRTVGEAEQVVNLLAENGLKRGDNGLRVIMMCELPANALLADQFLEHFDGFSIGSNDLTQLTLGLDRDSGIIAHLFDERNDAVKALLSNAIQACKKAGKYIGICGQGPSDHPDLAKWLMDQGIDTVSLNPDSVLDTWFFLADEKID, from the coding sequence ATGTCCGATGTCGATCGGGTAGGCGGCAAGAACGCCTCACTCGGCGAAATGATCAGTAATCTCGCCAACGCAGGTGTTACCGTTCCGGGTGGTTTTGCCACTACAGCGCACGCCTATCGCGAATTTCTCGCCACGGACGGATTGAAAGAGCGCATCGACAATGCTCTGGACGCTCTGGATATCAATGACGTAAACGAGCTGGCCCGGGTAGGTGCGCAGATTCGCCAGTGGATCATCGAGACACCATTCCCGGACGTTCTGGAAAATGCCCTGAAGGAATCGTTCGCCGCCCTTCAGGATGGCAATGAACACATGGCGGTTGCGGTTCGCTCCTCTGCCACCGCGGAAGACCTGCCGGACGCGTCGTTCGCCGGTCAGCAGGAAACCTTCCTTAACGTGGTGGGCCTGGAGCAGGTTCGCACCTCGGTGAAGGAAGTGTTCGCATCGCTGTTTAATGACCGCGCTATTTCCTACCGCGTACATCACGGTTTTGACCACAAAATGGTCGCGCTTTCAGCGGGCATCCAGAAAATGGTGCGCAGTGAAACGGCAGCCAGTGGCGTGATGTTTACCCTGGACACCGAATCCGGTTTCCGCGACGTGGTGTTCGTGACCGCTTCCTACGGCCTGGGTGAGACGGTCGTTCAGGGCGCTGTGAACCCGGATGAATTCTACGTACACAAGCCGACACTGGAAGCGGACCGTCCGGCTGTGCTTCGCCGCAATCTGGGCAGCAAAGCCATCAAGATGGTCTACCACACCAAGCCCGGCGAGGGAGAATTCGTTGAAACCGTCAAGGTGGAGCAGGAAGAGCGCAACCGCTTCTGCATCACCGATGCCGAGGTGGAAGACCTGGCGCGCCAGGCGATGATCATCGAGAAGCACTACCAGCGTCCGATGGACATCGAGTGGGCCAAAGATGGGGACGACGGCAAGATCTATATCGTTCAGGCCCGCCCTGAGACGGTGAAAAGTCGTGCCTCTGCCAACGTAATGGAGCGTTATCTCCTCAAAGAGACCGGCAAGGTTCTGGTCGAAGGCCGGAGTATCGGCCACAAGATTGGTAGCGGTCCCGTCAAGATCATTACCAGCATCAAGGAAATGGATCGTGTTCAGGCCGGCGATGTGCTGGTCACCGACATGACCGACCCGGATTGGGAGCCGGTCATGAAACGGGCCTCCGCCATCGTGACTGATCGTGGTGGTCGTACCTGCCACGCGGCGATCATTGCCCGCGAGCTTGGCATTCCGGCCGTGGTCGGTTGCGGCGATGCCACCGAGTTGTTGACCGATGGCCAGGAAGTCACTGTTTCCTGCGCCGAAGGTGATACCGGTATGATCTATGAGGGTGCTCTGGACTTCGAGCTGCGGGAAAACACCGTGGACTCCATGCCCAACATACCGTTCAAGATCATGATGAACGTGGGCAACCCGGACCGGGCCTTTGATTTCCAGGCGCTGCCGAACGAGGGTGTCGGCCTGGCACGGCTGGAGTTCATCATCAACCGTATGATCGGCGTTCACCCCAAGGCACTGCTGAACTTCGACGGGCTGCCGCGGGATATCAAGCAGACGGTCGAGAAGCGCATCTCCGGCTACAGCTCGCCGGTGGATTTCTATGTCGACAAGCTGGTTGAGGGCATCTCCACTCTGGCGGCTGCGTTTGCACCCAAGAAAGTGATCGTGCGGTTGTCGGATTTCAAATCCAACGAATACGCCAACCTGATCGGCGGTACCCTCTACGAGCCGGACGAAGAAAACCCGATGCTCGGGTTCCGGGGCGCCTCCCGGTACATCTCTGACACTTTCCGGGACTGCTTCGAGCTGGAATGCCGCGCCCTGAAGAAAGTGCGCAACGAGATGGGCTTGACCAACGTGGAGGTCATGGTTCCGTTTGTTCGCACGGTGGGTGAAGCAGAGCAGGTTGTGAATCTGCTGGCGGAGAACGGACTCAAGCGCGGTGACAACGGCCTGCGAGTGATCATGATGTGCGAGCTGCCGGCCAACGCGCTGTTGGCGGATCAGTTCCTTGAGCACTTTGACGGCTTCTCTATCGGCTCCAATGACCTGACCCAGCTGACACTGGGCCTGGACAGGGACTCGGGCATCATCGCCCACCTGTTTGATGAGCGTAACGATGCGGTCAAGGCCCTGTTGTCCAACGCGATTCAGGCCTGTAAGAAAGCCGGCAAGTATATTGGTATCTGCGGGCAGGGACCATCGGATCATCCGGATCTTGCCAAATGGTTGATGGATCAGGGCATTGATACGGTGTCACTGAACCCGGATTCGGTGCTGGATACCTGGTTCTTCCTGGCCGACGAAAAAATCGACTGA